The Salvelinus namaycush isolate Seneca chromosome 26, SaNama_1.0, whole genome shotgun sequence genomic sequence ctacctgccaccgtattggcttgagggggaatatacacggctgtgacgataactgacaaAAATTGTCTTGGGAGTTAATACGGTCAGCATTTGGTTGAggtaggtcgggtgaacaaaaggacttgagtttcctgtacgttaccacaatcacaccatgagtagttaatcatgaaacttACACCTCCCCcattcttcttcccggagagttctttattcctatcTGCACAATGTACTgcgaacccagctggctgtattgACGGGGACAGTAAATccagagagccatgattccgtgaagcagagtatgttacagtccctgatatCTGTCTGGAAGAAGATCCTCGCCTTGAGCTCGTCTACATTATTGTCCAGGGagtgaacattagcgagtaatatactcagtctaattgagtgaatgtcagtgactgacataacaaaagaactgctgatgcacaaccaaatttcaaaatgacactttgtgtattctactattcgaaccctttgatattttaagtagacaTTGTGCAACAATATTGAACTTTAAAAGCCTGTTTTATGAAATGAATTGCCCTTtcatatagaccacatggaacaTTTCatcaatcatttttttttttatatgaacAAAGACTTGCTAAAATGCCCAAATTCAGTCCCTCTGTgcaccctctgtgacttctaggaaggTTTTACCCCACTTAActcaagttttcaccatcatcgtaaagccctagttattttgttgctttgaaaATACCTTTCTAAAGatgatttatttcatgtgattcgTAATTTATTTAAAGGTGGAATCCGCAGGTTGTGGGCGACCACCATGCTGCcccacttcttcttgttttttcACTTTGAACAAAAACAAGGGGGTTGGTCCTATGCTGCTCTGGGCTGGCCTTCTGGGAAAGGTGTATCTTGGCGCTATTTCCCGCCCACTCAAATGACATTTCTAGAGAGAGGAAGTGGCACGTGACTTTCTAAAGCCGCTAAAGATAAATACAACAGATGCAGCCATCAAGCTAACTTGCTGCACTTGCCTCTCGGTTCCTGGCTTGTGTGTTGCTGTCATCACTCGCCCTCCGTATAGATGTTCATGATCACAAGCAATCTTTCATCATTTCATATCACCGTCATTTGTCTGTAAAAACAAAGTTGAgcaaataaagtaaaaaaaaatttttttgccCAGGCTCTGACATTGTACATGATGCATTGTCATGCGCATCTTTGTGACAGATGTTCTCTACTATAATTAGCTAGCCAATAACACTGGGAAAAAGAAGAGAAAAATATTTTGGTGGAATGTGACATAGCAATAAATGTACAAAGAAATGGAAGTATGCTTTTTTGCCAGTTGTGTTATTATAATAACTTAAACATTTAGCTACAATTTGATTTTCATTTATTATGTACCtgtctagttagctagctaatagatGCGATGACAAGGTAAATGGAACACAGGCCGTGAGGGATAAAGGACGCCGGATTGGCACACATTCAAGAAATCTGATCTGACAAAGTGGATATTTGTCAAATCTGTCATGATTGGGGCATTGTAACAAGCCCAGATTGTGGTTACTAAAGTTTGATTTGGATATGTTTGGGTGTTTTCACTGCATAACATTTAACATTTTAGAAGTGAAATGCTAACCCCCGTGCGTATAAGCTGgtatcatacagttgaagtcgggagtttacatacacttatttTGGAGTCCTtaaaactccacaaatttcttgttaacaaattatagttttggcaagttgggtaggacatctactttgtgcatgacacaagtaatttttccaacaattgtttacagagagattgtttcacttataattcactatatcacaattccagtgggtcagaagttgactgtgcctttaaaccgcttggaaaattccagaacatgatgtcatggctttagaagcttctgatttgaggcaattggaggtgtagctgtggatgtatttcaaagcctaccttcaaactcagtgcctctttgcttgacatcatgggaaaatccaaagaaatcagccaagacctcagaagtctggttcatccttgggaggaatttccaaatacctgaagttaccacgttcatctgtacaaacaatagtacgcaagtataaacaccatgggaccacgcagccgtcataccgctcaggaaggagatgcgttctgtctcctagagaagaacgtactttggtgcgaaaagtgcaaatcagtcccagaacaacagcagaggaccttgtgaagatgctggaggaaacagtaaaacgagtcctatatcgacacaacctgaaaggccgctcagcaaggaagaagccaccgctccaaaaccgccattaaaaaacccagactacagtttggaactgcacatggggataaagatcgttctttttggagaaatgtcctctgatctgatgaaacaaaaatagaactgtttggcaataatgaccattgttatgtttggaggaaaaagggggaggcttgcaagccgaagaacaccatcccaaccatgaagcatgggggtggcagcatcatgttgtgggggtgcttttctgcaggagggactggtttaCATCataaaatagatgtcatcatgaggaaagaaaattgtggatatattgaagcaacatctcaagacatcagtcaggaagttaaagcttggtcgcaaatgggtcttccaaatggacaatgaccccaagcatacttccaagttgtgacaaaatggcttaaggacaacaaagtcaaggtattggagtggccatcacaaagccctgacctcaatcccatagaaaatttgtgggcagaactgaaaaagcgtgtgtgagcaaggaggcctacaaacctgactcagttacaccagctctgtcaggaggaatgggccaaaattcacccaacttattgtgggaagcttgtggaaggctacctgaaatgtttgacccaagttaagcaatttaatggcaatgctaccaacactcaattagtatatgtaaactgtgaccttaattgcctaccgtctgtaagctgttagtgtcttagcgactgttccacaggtgcatgttcattaattgtttatggttcattgaacaagcatgggaaacagtgtttaaaccctttacaatgaagatctgtgaagttattttgatttttttatgaattatctttgaaagacagggtccttaaaaagggacgtttctttttttgctgagtttatcatatatatatatgaactGTTTGCCTCAATGTGAGTTAGTGGGAATTGAGACTGTAATGAAGTAATACCTCAAATTTAAATGATAAATTACCCAACATGATGACTTGGTGCATACCAAAAATTCTGGAATTTGGTGATGTCCTTCAGCCATCTCTTGTTCAGCACAATCTCAGTCGGGGCCAGATGTGAGCTGGTGATCCTCTTTCTAGCCAGTCCTTGGAATGAAGATCCTCCAGACTGCTGTGGTTACATTGTCCCAACATCAGCTGTGCTCGTTGACACATTGTGGCTGCTGTAAGTTAGATAGTCTAACTAGTCTTTGATGATCTGGCTTGgctactgcatctctctctccctcctgtccgctCCCCTGTTATCTCACACCGGCTCAGCTTCCCCCTCCTGCAGCAGAGCTCCCCTGTTATCTCACACCGGCTCAGCTTCCCCCTCCTGCAGCAGAGCTCCCCTGTTATCTCACACCGGCTCAGCTTCCCCCTCCTGCAGCAGAGCTCCCCTGTTATCTCACACCGGCTCAGCTTCCCCCTCCTGCAGCAGAGCTCCCCTGTTATCTCACACCGGCTCAGCTTCCCCCTCCTGCAGCAGAGCTCCCCTGTTATCTCACACCGGCTCAGCTTCCCCCTCCTGCAGCAGAGCTCCCCTGTTATCTCACACCGGCTCAGCTTCCCCCTCCTGCAGCAGAGCTCCCCTGTTATCTCACACCGGCTCAGCTTCCCCCTCCTGCAGCAGAGCTCCCCTGTTATCTCACACCGGCTCAGCTTCCCCCTCCTGCAGCAGAGCTCCCCTGTTATCTCACACCGGCTCAGCTTCCCCCTCCTGCAGCAGAGCTCCCCTGTTATCTCACACCGGCTCATCCCAAGTTTGAGCCCTGCTTTGGTAGTTTTAACTTGTTAAGTTaaccttttcttttttttcaacAGTGCTGCATGGTCCTGACTGTTACCATAGTGACCAAAGCACGCTAGATCCGAAGCTGGAGGATGAAAGTCAGAAGCTGGACCTGAATATCAAAGAAGAAGATGTGGATCATTTTATGTATCTAAGTGAGTATTAGTATCAGATTCAGTATTAGGCCTGTTGGGATCTGTAATAGTACCGAGCGATGCGCTTCCCTTTTGAGGTTTCGGTTTTAAAAAATGATTATCACGGTTTTCTATTTAAATTGATTTGTAATTTTCTTTGCATAATAAAATATAACCTTGAAATGATTTTAGAGTTTTTTAAAAATTTAAATTCCATAGTCTCTAACAACATAGAATACAACTATTAATAAGAgccccatgatggtagtgacttcCCATTACTGCCTAGCACATTACTTTACATCAGTCAAATATTTCTGTTGtatattactttttatttaattttattatTTCATTAAGTCATCTCTTCTCAGACAGTAGCAGCCAGCCAACCATCTAACGTTGTCTCTGTCGCTCCCCATCTGAcgttgtcctctgtctctctccgtctgacgttgtcctctgtctctccccgtctgacgttgtcctctgtctctccccgtctgacgttgtcctctgtctctccccgtcTGACGttgtcccctgtctctccccgtcTGACGttgtcccctgtctctccccgtcTGACGttgtcccctgtctctccccgtcTGACGttgtcccctgtctctccccgtcTGACGttgtcccctgtctctccccgtcTGACGTTGTCCCCTGTCTCGCCCCGTCTGACGttgtcccctgtctctccccgtcTGACGttgtcccctgtctctccccgtcTGGCGttgtcccctgtctctccccgtcTGGCGttgtcccctgtctctccctgtctggcgttgtcctctgtctctccccgtctggcgttgtcctctgtctctccctgtctggcgttgtcctctgtctctccccgtcTGACGttgtcccctgtctctccccgtcTGGcgttgtcctctgtctctccccgtctggcgttgtcctctgtctctccccgtctggcgttgtcctctgtctctccccgtctggcgttgtcctctgtctctccctgtctggcgttgtcctctgtctctccccgtcTGACGttgtcccctgtctctccccattgagtCATACTATTTGTTGGCTAGCTAGTAGCGGCCcatgctgcagagctgtctgactaAATCACTTTTAGTAGTTCTAGAATAAGTAGATAAGGCATACTTTCAAGTCTGCTTCAACTATCAATTGGGTAGAGCTACCTCACGAGCTATCAATCTCTCTCGTCTCTGTGTCAtgtacattcctctctcatgCGGTCTGTGTGTGGAGCCGGGAAGAACAGGTGTAATGGAttctggtcattgtagttaattcaAAGAACAAAAATAGGACAGCCCTCTGAATCACCTTAAATAAACATTTTTATAGACGCACAAATGTTTTCTGTCCTATCATTGATCTTTTGGATTACATGCGAGGATTCAGCACCTGATCTAAGTTTATGTAAAGGTTGAGTCGAGCACCTTGTTTCTTTTCATAGTAGTTAATCACCACTTTTCTGCGCTGAACTACGTTTGAATATTTGCCTATTGAAAACTACAACTCTACAGCTTCGTATGATTTCTCTCCTAGAGAACTAAATGGAATTAAACGAATTGATCCGAtgtcggtcaattagttgtttaataataaaacatttgcaTTAACAAATAAGGTGTCAGTCAGAACGAGAGTGAACAGGAAATCAATCTGACTTCTTCAGTGATGCTTATTGTTTATATTCTGTCTAGACTATTCTGGAGTTCTGAAAGAGGAAAAGAAAGAGGAAACGTGGGAGTGTCCTCAGCCTGGGAAATTGGGTCCTGACTGTAACCATAGTGACCTAAGCAAGCCAGATCCAAAGATGGAGTCAGTCAAGATGGAGGATGAAAGTCAGACACTGGAGCTGACTGTTAAAATcaaaggagaagaagaggaggaaacttaTGGCACTGAATGTGGCAAGACCTCTTTGGCAACAAGGAATCAGCTCAAGTCCACTGGAGAGAAGTCCTACcattgctctgactgtgggaagagtttcagtcAACATTCAAACTTAAAACagcatcagagaacacacacaagggagaaatctcatagctgttCTGACTGTGGAAAGATCTTCAGTCATAAGGGGAGTTTGGTATACcaccagagaatacatacaggggagaaaccgtatagctgctctgactgtgggaaatgttTCAGTCATAAGGGGAGTTTGGTATACcaccagagaatacatacaggggagaaaccgtatagctgctCGGACTGTGGGAAATATTTCAGTCAAAAGGGGAGTTTGTTATACcaccagagaatacatacaggggagaaatcctatagctgctctgactgtgggaagagttttaccgCATCTTCTACTCTAAAGAACCACCAGTGTAAAACACACTAGAGAAAAGCTTCACTCGACATCAACATTTCTCACAACATCAGAGAACAGTGTGTTGGATgcgtttgttttggttgtttcagatgttgtgcccaatagaaattaaaggtaaataatgtattgtcacttttattgtaaataaaaatagaaTGTGTTTCTAAGCACTTCTACATTAATATGGATGtgaccatgattatggataattgTGAATGATGAGttaggcataaatatcatacacCCCCCACAAAATGCTAACCTCTGTTATTGTTATTGTAATGGTAAGAGgctatgtcttgggggtatgatttttgtgcgtctaactttctcattATTCCCGATTAATTCAGTACTATCTGTAattatggtagcatccacattaatgtagaagtgtttagaaacatattcttatttacaataaaagttactCAAAAATGACAATACTTTATTTACCATTAATATCTATTGGGAACAACATCTGAaacgcaaccaaaacaaacagcaaatgcatccaacaagtttgtagagtcccAAGCTTGATGTAATACTTGTGTGCCAGGAATATGGGACCAGATACTAAGtctgactactttaatacacatacaggGCCTTAGGAAAGCtttctgaccccttgactttttccacacatTGTTAccttacaaccttattctaaaattgattaaataaatacaaaatcctcagcaatcgacacacaataccccataatgacatcacaataccccataatgacaaagcgaaaacaggtttttaatttattaaaaatagaaaacagaaatacctaaattacatacgtattcagaccttttgctaagagactcaaaattgagctcaggtgcatcctgtttccattgaccatccttgatgtttctacaacttgattggagtacacctgtggcaAATACAATTAATTGGGCATGATttaaaaggcacacacctgtctatataaggtcccacagttggcagtgcatgtcacagcaaaaaccaagccgtgaggtctaaggaattgtccgtagacctctGAGACAGGATCGtgttgagacacagatctggggaaggataccaaaacatttctgcagcattgaaggtccccaagaacacagtggcctccatcattcttaaatggaagaagtttggaaccaccaagactcttcctagagctggttgcccggccaaactgagcaatcgagggagaagggccttggtcagggaggtgaccaagaacccgatggtacaTCTGAcaagagctctagagttcctctgtgaagatggttGTTATTCTGGAAGggtctcccatctctgcagcactccaccaatcaggcctttatgatagagtggccagacggaagccactcctcagtaaaaggcacatgacagcccgcttggagtttgccaaaaggcacctaaagactctgaccatgagaaacaagattctctggtctgatgtaaccaagattgaactttttggcctcaatgccaagtgtcacgtctggaggaaccctggcaccatccctacggtgaagcatggtggtggcagcatcatgctatggggatgtttttcagcagcagggactgggatactagtcaAGATCAAGGCAAATTACAGAGagacctgctcaggacctcagactggggtgaaggttcaccttccaacaagacaacgaccctaagcacacaaccaagacaacgcagaaatGGCTTCGGGAcacatctctgaatgtccttgagtggcccagccagagcccagacttgaacccgatctaacatctttggagagatctgaaaatagctgtgcagcaacgttccccattCAACCGAACAGAGCTTGAGgatgtgcagagaagaatgggagaaactccccaaatacaggtgtgccaggcttgtagcgttatacccaagaagactcgatgctgtaatcaagTACTGACTAAAGTGTcggaatacttttgtaaatgttttttatttatataaattagcaaaaattctaaacctgtttttgcattgtcagtatggggtattgtgtgtagatttgattaATTTTAAAAAGagaaatccattttagaataagtttaATGTAACAAATtttggaaaaagtgaagtggtctgaatacttcccgaaggcatTGTATAAGTGagtttgtcccaatacttttagtCCCCTACATTTTAGGTGACCATGTGTAAAAAGTTATTTGAACTTTTAAATGTTCACCcagatgaaaataccctcaaattaaagctgacagtctgcactttaacctcgtaGTCATTCTATAATTTTAAATACAAAGTGCGGGAGTACAGAGACAAAAAAATGAATTCATTGTCACAATACCTTTGGAACTCACTGTATTTTTGTTCCTTTTTGACCATCTTAATTTAAAATAATCCCAttaaggtacttcattgttaaccagaaatgatttgatattgatataaaaacggTTGCAGTGGATCTTTCAGCTGGCACAGTGTTCTTCATCGTGTTCTTCATCAATACTGTTAAGATGAACAGTAACcacatttccatccacagtttttatgcgagtaaagtcataccgtataaaaaaaaaaatatcatgacagctgtgatggaaacgaGTAGTTTTGGTACAATTTTCTTTTTGTGTCAAATTATTTAGGtaagaaatggtggtggaaataTTGGTATAATATAGAGGAAACGTTGGAGTCCCACTATGCCTCTGGAAACCATTAGTTTATTATTACAGATTAAATCAGTTATGATGATcttcttgatgctcctttccaataaaatatacttaagtagcaAAATTAAAAGTATAAATCGTATCAAATTCCTTAGTATATTAGGCAAACCAGACGGCAGCGTTTTcttggatagccaggggcacactccaatacTCAAGATACCATTGAACACACGTTTGTGAGTCCACCAGAtctgaggcagtagggatgaccagggttgttctcttgataagtgtgtgaatttgaccgttttcctgtcctgctaagcattcaaaatgtaacgagtacttttggttgtcagggaaaatgtatggagtaaagtAATAGTTTTCTAAAATAAATATAATGTACAGGTTCCTACAAACAATGACCtaagtagtactttacaccactacctCAACCAAAGTAAGCACATTTACTATTTAACGGAACAGTTTTTGTGATAAATCGGTGGAGTTGAAAAACGTGATGGAAACATTACATTTTTATTCGGTGCAAAAAAGTATGTCATCAGCGACTGActgtttggtggaaacaccactCCTGAAATTGGATGGAAACTTAGCTAGTGACTCACTGTGGAAAAGATGGTAACGATTAAAAGTGTAATCATTGATTGAGCTTGCATAGAGCTCACCAGTTTGTAGTCCTAAAACCTGGAAATTATActgaaaaatataaacacatgtaaagtgttggtttcatgagctgaaataaaatatcccagaaatgttccataccacaaaaagcttatttctttaaaatgttgcacACACATTTACCTACCCttgttagtgagcgtttctcctttcccaagataatccatccacctgacagatgaggcatatcaagaagctgattaaacagcacgatcattacacaggtgcaccttgtgctagggacaataaaaggctactctaaaatgtgttgttttgtcacacaacacaattccacagatgtctcaagttttgtggGTGTGTGCaattgactgcaggaatgtccaccagagcattttatgttcatttttctaccataaggcAACTCCATCGTTTTAGAGAagttggcagtacgtccaaccggcctcatacccgcagaccacgtgtagccacgccagcccaggacctccacatctggcttcttcacctgcgggatcatccaTCTGAAgcgggggtgctgaggagtatttcccTCTGTAATAAAGCGCTTTtatggggaaaaactaattctgagtgggtgggcctatggctgcacccctgcccagtcgtgaaatctatagattagggcctaatgaatatttcaattgacttatatgaactgtaactctttgaaattgttgcatttatatttttgttcagccatccctatggATAAATGAATGGGGTTTTGGAATAAATGCAGAACATTTAGTCTGAGTTAACTCAGGCTTAAGAGATGTTAAATATTTTGTCCTGAATAGTAGTGAACATGACCTTAAGGCTTTGTTTTTTAAATTGACTAATTCTTCAAGAAGTGACATTAGCTGATGATTATCAAACAGAAAGTATTAggtctcctaagcctgtgtttatcacagaccttattttcggcaTTTATCCAAAATGGCCATTCATTTTCTCCAACgaaccatggcggagttagtgGCTACAAAAAGATGCCATCACCATTTCTGTCTTTTGAAAACAAAACGGTTGTGTCTGAAGATATTACTACAGTAGTTAAGTTCTCAATTCCTCTCAAAGCTCATTGAAGGAGAGGATCCAAGGTCCCCTCCCTCGGACTTCCTCCTCCAATGAGCTTTGAGAAGTAAAGGACAGAGGAAGAACTGGGGCTCGTTCAGTTCGCTTCAACATTTGCCGTGCGGTTTGTACTGAATGACACGTGGTGAAAGTGCAGGTATGTTTGCTCCCGTGTGGATGGTGAGGTGTGGCCTGATTCATATGGGTGTGAACATCTGAAATGTCAAACTCATGCAGCACACCGTATGGGATCTGCCCTCACCATAATCACAACGCTTCTCAACTGGTCGTTCTGTACAGAACCATTTCCATTGAATTCAACGTTGCACACCGTTCTGTCGTCAGTCTATATTTCATACGTAAAGAACTATTTTGTGGTCCTATTGAGAAACAGTCGGAGTTAAGTTGTCATTATTTATTGGTCACAGTTTAAGCACATAAAAAAATTAGAATATTTACAGATTTAAAAGGAAATGACATTTCTGCACTGTAAAATACTCACAACTATTCAACTCACATTAAGCATGCTCCAAGGGTAGGAACCGTACACAACTCAAAAAACAGTAAAGTGCATATTTGAGAAACCTCCCCATATCATTGTTATTTCTGATAGAAAGGGAAGGGAGAAACTGCAC encodes the following:
- the LOC120021588 gene encoding zinc finger protein 214-like; this encodes MKILQTAVVTLSQHQLCSLTHCGCLLHGPDCYHSDQSTLDPKLEDESQKLDLNIKEEDVDHFMYLNYSGVLKEEKKEETWECPQPGKLGPDCNHSDLSKPDPKMESVKMEDESQTLELTVKIKGEEEEETYGTECGKTSLATRNQLKSTGEKSYHCSDCGKSFSQHSNLKQHQRTHTREKSHSCSDCGKIFSHKGSLVYHQRIHTGEKPYSCSDCGKCFSHKGSLVYHQRIHTGEKPYSCSDCGKYFSQKGSLLYHQRIHTGEKSYSCSDCGKSFTASSTLKNHQCKTH